A single Phoenix dactylifera cultivar Barhee BC4 chromosome 1, palm_55x_up_171113_PBpolish2nd_filt_p, whole genome shotgun sequence DNA region contains:
- the LOC120111313 gene encoding disease resistance protein RPM1-like: MAEAAVLLAIQKIGVALGGAALREASSLFANEVSLLTQLPSSMTCIKSELLVMQAFLGHIDSRTDNNQVFEAWVQEVRKLAYSIKDIMDEYVYLIAQQQGSGLGGYLKKVVKRSQFGCLPSNCCSNAADSSHFMDEDDLVGIDQNKKNISEWLSDEDLAWSIISVWGMGGLGKTTLVTNVYKSERKKFECHAWISISQTYEVDELLRRMIKELNVEKVPIDLKGMDHRRLVERVRLFLEKKRFLIILDDVWDLKAFNAIRDAINVYDNNGSRIIITTRIAEVASLAHDAWNLELKLLESTKAWDLFCRRAFRKDEVRKCPQELEELGKKIVSKCQGLPLAIVSLGSLLSLREKTKSEWEKVYDQLSWELNNNPNLDHVKHVLNLSYNYLPRYLKNCFLHCSMFPEDHVLQRKRLMRLWVAEGFVEERGSRTMEEVAEDYLKELIHRCMLQVVKRNQFGRIKHCRMHDLVRELAVSLSKKENFSAVLDDLQMVGKTGDETRRLSVHGYSNEIQSSMELPRLRTFVVFDPSMSSSSSSFSSLCSSSRYLTVLDLQGISIERVPDEIGDLFNLHFLGLRDTKVKVLPKSLGRLRNLQTLDLMKSEIEKLPSTTRNLKKLRHLFAEKILDPNYNTLNDRRGVQAPKGLWNLKDLQTLQAVDANMEFVRRLGNLTQLRSVRIWKVSGIHCKDLCASLSRLHHLYYLSLTASNENEILQLGGWDHPPQHLLKLELDGRLAEGTMQLPLFRALGASLRRLHLGWSGLVEDPIQSLSQLRDLVWLKLHRAYDGQRLWFRAGWFPNLKRLLLYDMPQLNQVEIEDGAMARLEYLDLVGLPALKDVPRGIEYLTSLQELYLKDLHPEFRGRFEESDDKNKIQRIPSAYYIFKRGDETIYESLS; encoded by the exons ATGGCAGAGGCGGCTGTACTTCTAGCAATTCAGAAGATCGGTGTTGCTTTGGGTGGAGCAGCATTGAGAGAAGCTAGTTCTCTGTTCGCAAATGAAGTCTCATTGTTGACTCAACTACCAAGTAGTATGACCTGTATCAAGAGTGAACTTTTGGTAATGCAAGCCTTCCTCGGTCATATAGATAGTCGAACTGATAACAATCAAGTCTTTGAAGCTTGGGTTCAGGAGGTACGGAAACTGGCATATAGTATTAAGGACATTATGGATGAGTATGTGTATCTCATAGCTCAACAACAAGGGAGCGGGTTAGGAGGCTATCTTAAAAAAGTAGTAAAGAGATCCCAATTTGGTTGCCTTCCATCAAATTGCTGCTCG AATGCAGCAGACTCTTCTCATTTTATGGATGAAGATGACCTTGTGGGGATtgaccaaaacaaaaaaaatatatctgaaTGGCTATCTGACGAGGATCTGGCTTGGTCTATAATATCCGTGTGGGGCATGGGGGGATTGGGCAAAACAACCCTTGTCACCAATGTATATAAAAGTGAGAGAAAAAAGTTTGAATGTCATGCATGGATATCCATCTCACAAACTTACGAGGTGGATGAACTTTTAAGAAGAATGATAAAGGAGCTGAATGTGGAGAAAGTTCCGATTGACCTCAAAGGAATGGACCATAGAAGGTTAGTTGAAAGAGTGAGGCTTTTTCTagagaaaaaaagatttttgatcATATTGGATGATGTATGGGATCTGAAAGCTTTCAATGCTATTCGTGATGCCATTAATGTTTATGACAACAATGGAAGCAGAATAATCATTACAACCCGGATTGCTGAGGTAGCTTCACTAGCACATGATGCTTGGAATCTTGAGCTCAAGCTTTTGGAAAGCACTAAGGCATGGGATCTATTTTGTAGGAGGGCATTCCGGAAAGATGAAGTGAGAAAATGTCCTCAAGAACTAGAGGAGTTGGGGAAAAAAATTGTATCAAAATGTCAAGGGTTACCACTAGCTATTGTCTCTTTAGGCAGTCTTTTGTCCCTGAGAGAGAAAACCAAGTCAGAATGGGAGAAAGTTTATGATCAGCTGAGCTGGGAGTTGAATAACAACCCAAATTTGGACCATGTGAAGCATGTTCTGAATCTCAGCTATAACTATTTGCCGAGATATCTTAAGAACTGCTTCTTGCATTGCAGCATGTTCCCGGAGGATCATGTGCTTCAGAGAAAGAGGCTTATGAGGCTATGGGTCGCAGAGGGATTTGTGGAGGAAAGGGGATCAAGAACAATGGAGGAAGTGGCagaggactatctcaaggagctCATCCATCGATGCATGCTTCAAGTTGTAAAAAGGAATCAATTTGGTAGAATAAAACACTGTCGGATGCACGATCTTGTACGAGAGTTGGCTGTATCATTGTCTAAGAAGGAAAATTTTAGTGCTGTCCTTGATGATCTTCAGATGGTGGGGAAGACGGGTGATGAAACACGCCGCCTGTCAGTGCACGGATACAGTAACGAAATCCAATCGAGTATGGAGTTGCCAAGACTTCGCACTTTCGTGGTGTTTGACCCTTCAAtgtcctcatcatcatcatccttcTCTTCGCTGTGTTCCAGCTCTAGATATTTGACCGTCTTAGATCTGCAAGGCATCTCGATTGAGAGAGTACCAGATGAAATCGGGGACTTATTCAATCTCCACTTTTTGGGTCTGAGGGACACAAAGGTGAAGGTGCTACCAAAATCCTTGGGAAGGCTTCGTAACCTGCAGACGCTCGACCTCATGAAAAGTGAAATAGAAAAACTGCCAAGCACGACAAGAAATCTCAAGAAGTTGCGTCACTTGTTTGCCGAGAAGATTCTCGATCCAAATTATAATACTCTAAATGATCGGAGAGGTGTGCAAGCTCCGAAAGGGTTGTGGAATTTGAAAGACCTGCAAACTCTCCAAGCAGTGGACGCAAACATGGAATTTGTGAGACGGCTAGGCAACTTGACCCAACTAAGAAGCGTTCGGATATGGAAAGTGAGCGGCATCCATTGCAAAGACCTTTGTGCTTCGTTATCAAGGTTGCATCACCTATACTACTTGTCCCTTACTGCAAGCAACGAGAATGAGATTCTCCAGTTGGGAGGCTGGGATCATCCACCTCAGCATCTTCTAAAGCTTGAGCTGGATGGGCGGCTAGCAGAAGGGACGATGCAGTTGCCTTTATTTCGTGCCCTTGGAGCTAGCCTTCGGAGATTACATCTGGGTTGGAGTGGGTTGGTAGAGGATCCAATTCAATCCCTCTCTCAGTTGCGCGACCTTGTATGGCTCAAACTGCACAGGGCATATGACGGGCAGCGATTGTGGTTTCGTGCAGGATGGTTCCCTAACTTGAAGCGACTCTTGTTATACGATATGCCGCAACTTAATCAGGTTGAGATTGAGGATGGCGCCATGGCAAGGCTGGAGTACCTAGACCTGGTTGGCCTACCTGCGTTAAAGGATGTTCCACGAGGCATCGAATATCTCACATCCCTCCAGGAACTGTACTTGAAGGATCTGCATCCAGAATTCAGAGGGAGGTTCGAAGAAAGCGACGACAAGAACAAGATTCAGCGCATCCCTAGTGcctattatatttttaagagAGGCGACGAAACAATATATGAAAGCCTTTCATGA